In Helianthus annuus cultivar XRQ/B chromosome 8, HanXRQr2.0-SUNRISE, whole genome shotgun sequence, a single genomic region encodes these proteins:
- the LOC110871137 gene encoding putative vacuolar protein sorting-associated protein 13C translates to MRNYVSGAVTMERVEVQNADDAIRDAKIFGNPHGNPGKNLILLSDDDTGFMPKRIDNFSKETLRIYQQKCEAFETVVHSYTSCPYAWDEPYYPHRLTVEVTGKH, encoded by the exons ATGCGAAATTATGTTTCTGGTGCAGTTACTATGGAACGCGTGGAGGTGCAAAATGCTGACGATGCAATTAGAGATGCAAAGATTTTCGGGAATCCTCATGGCAATCCTGGGAAAAATTTAATTCTTTTATCTGATGATGATACTGGCTTTATGCCAAAGAGGATCGATAATTTCTCAAAGGAG ACACTACGCATTTATCAACAAAAATGTGAAGCATTTGAGACCGTTGTTCATTCTTATACATCTTGCCCTTATGCATGGGATGAACCCTATTACCCACATCGTCTAACCGTTGAG GTAACTGGAAAGCATTGA
- the LOC110870034 gene encoding PKS-NRPS hybrid synthetase CHGG_01239-like translates to MEPRIIFQTLRKQFPDSLHVQKDVQNAVQKIRATIMDGKNPIQALESLLHDHRFIYDTRQEPKTDVVTEIFFVHPYSITMWRAFTHVMLIDATYKTNLYNMPFVQVVGMTSTGKSFCIAHAVICKERRGNYVWVLERIKSILHECMMPRVIVTDRELALINACSKVFPNATRLLCHFHIQQNIARQCKKGFDKEDWGKFMTYWRRLCESSSEPMYKYNLEKMYNRLVVANRESVYDYVYENWLKDYKEMFVYAWTDKCHNFGQRTTNKVESQHANLKRYITRGSSLERIARCVIDIVETQYDEIQKSFTESIEKTMNHHRHRMLDNLRGKVSHEALDLLAKELLRKMEVLRKLNASCGCHMWLSNGLPCACRLENYKRTGRMLQLDDIDVFWRKLDLLPCKLVDVEVDIVAELNNVRQHLEAQSPVQQKSMLSKIKAVFTPKSSTKKPPIVQQNTRGRPTSKKVQERLDDQYAAYTKLVNF, encoded by the exons atggagccacgTATCATATTTCAAACCCTAAGAAAGCAGTTCCCCGACAGCCTGCACGTTCAGAAAGACGTGCAAAATGCGGTACAAAAAATTAGAGCGACAATAATGGACGGAAAGAATCCTATTCAGGCACTGGAAAGCCTGCTGCATGACCACCGATTCATTTACGACACCCGACAGGAACCCAAAACAGATGTCGTAACAGAGATTTTCTTTGTTCATCCTTATTCAATCACTATGTGGCGTGCATTCACGCACGTGATGTTGATCGACGCGACCTACAAAACAAACCTCTACAACATGCCATTTGTCCAGGTTGTGGGTATGACGTCGACTGGGAAGTCTTTTTGTATCGCACATGCCGTTATTTGTAAAGAACGAAGGGGTAACTACGTGTGGGTGCTTGAGCGGATCAAGTCAATATTGCATGAATGTATGATGCCGCGTGTGATAGTCACGGATAGGGAGCTTGCCCTAATTAACGCGTGTTCTAAAGTATTCCCGAACGCAACCAGGCTTCTATGCCACTTTCACATCCAACAAAATATAGCTAGACAGTGCAAGAAAGGGTTCGATAAAGAAGATTGGGGGAAATTTATGACGTACTGGCGGAGATTGTGCGAATCTTCATCAGAGCCCATGTACAAGTACAACTTGGAGAAAATGTATAACCGACTCGTGGTTGCCAACCGAGAAA GTGTCTATGATTACGTCTACGAAAACTGGCTCAAAGACTATAAAGAAATGTTCGTTTATGCGTGGACCGATAAGTGTCACAACTTTGGTCAGCGCACCACCAACAAAGTTGAGAGCCAGCACGCAAATTTAAAAAGATACATTACGCGCGGGAGTTCATTGGAGCGAATAGCAAGATGCGTCATTGATATAGTTGAAACTCAGTACGATGAAATACAAAAAAGTTTCACCGAGAGCATTGAAAAAACGATGAACCACCACAGACACCGAATGTTGGACAACCTACGTGGAAAGGTTTCCCATGAAGCACTTGATTTGCTGGCAAAAGagctactgaggaagatggaggTGTTGCGGAAACTTAACGCATCATGTGGTTGCCATATGTGGCTTAGCAATGGATTGCCGTGTGCTTGTAGACTGGAAAACTACAAACGTACag GGCGTATGCTACAACTCGACGACATAGATGTATTCTGGCGTAAGCTTGACTTGCTCCCATGTAAACTGGTAGACGTGGAAGTCGATATTGTAGCAGAGCTCAATAATGTGCGGCAACATTTAGAGGCGCAGTCCCCCGTTCAGCAAAAGAGTATGCTTTCAAAGATAAAAGCGGTCTTCACCCCGAAATCGTCAACCAAGAAACCACCGATCGTCCAGCAAAATACTCGCGGTCGGCCTACATCAAAGAAAGTACAAGAAAGGCTAgatgaccaatacgcagcgtatacaaAACTGGTAAACTTTTGA